The DNA region GTTTCGCCTTTGTCAAGGAATCGGTGCCGGCTCATTTGGGGGGAACGGCCTCCGGGGTGGTTAATATGGGAGTGATGTCCGGGCCGATGCTGCTGCAGCCGGTGGTGGGGATGGTGCTTGATTACAACTGGAGAGGGGTTTTGCGCAATGGCGTTGAAGTCTATGATTTCGCCGCTTATCGGAGCGCTTTTTCGCCGATGCTGGGCTGGCTGGTGCTCAGCGCGGTCCTGATCTTTTTCACGCAGGAAACCGGTTGTCGTCAGACCGGCGGTAAGTCGGACCATGACTGAACTTGCGGTGCTGCTTTTTACCCGTTATCCGGTTCCGGGGCGGACCAAAACCCGGCTGGTGCCAAAGCTGGGGGCGGATGGGGCGGCTTTGGCCCAGCAGGCCATGACCGAGCAGGTTCTGGCCGAGGCCCGGCGTTTTGTCGATTCAGGGCCGGGTCGTCGCCTGGAGATCTTTTTTACCGGAGCCGGAATTCGGGAAATGGGGCTCTGGCTGGGTTTTTCCTGGTGCTTTCGGCCGCAGACGGAAGGCGATCTGGGCTTGCGTTTGTGGCGGGCGATCGGCGCCCCCCGGCCGGGACCCAATCCGGCGGTGATCGTGATCGGCAGCGATTGTCCCGCTTTGTCCGCCGTCTACCTGGAGGAAGCCGCGGCGGCTCTGGCCCGTGGTTTTGATCTGGTAGTCGGACCGGCTTGGGATGGCGGTTATTGTCTGCTCGGTCTGCGCCGGGGCGAGGCTGCGCTTTTTCAGGGCATTGACTGGGGCGGCGCGACCGTGCTCAGGCAGACCCTGGAGGTCGCCGCCCGGTTGGGCTGGCGGGTTAGGGAACTGACCCCCCTGCCGGATATCGATCGGCCTGAAGATCTCGAGCTCTGGCGGGGTTTGGCAAAACCTCTGCTCAGTGTGGTGATTCCGGTTCTGAATGAATCGGCCAGTTTGCCCGCGACCCTGGCAGCCTTGGGGCTGGAGCGTTTTGGGGGAACGGTTGAAGTCATCGTCGTGGACGGTGGCAGCCATGATGACTCCGCCGCTTTGGCGGCCGCCGCAGGTTGCCGGGTGCTGGTTTGCCGACCTTCCGGTCGGGGAAGGCAGATGAATCTGGGGGCGGCGGCCGCCCGCGGGCGCTATTTGCTGTTTCTTCATGCCGACACCCGGATTCCAGACAACGCTTTTATCAAAATCTGTCGGAGCCTGGCCCGGCCGGGAGTCGCGCTCGGCGCTTTCAGCCTGGCTCTGGACGAGCCCGGAGTTCGTTTTCGCCTGCTCGAGAAACTGGTGCACTGGCGCAGTCGCTTTTGGGGTTTGCCCTATGGCGATCAGGGTTTTTTTGTTCGAGCTGAAACCTTTGCCGGGGTCGGTGGTTTTTGGTCGGAAGGGTTGCTTGAGGATGTCGATTTTCTGCGCCGCATCAAACCGACGGGACGGTTGGTTTTGTTGCCAGAGAAAATTCTGACCTCGGCGCGGCGCTGGCGGCGAAACGGGTTCTGGCGAGTAACCCTGGTCAATCAAATGATTTTGCTTGGTTATTGGCTGGGTGTGCCGCCGCATGTTCTCTTTCGTTTCTATTATGGCGGCGTTTCCGGCGGCGACTGATTGATCGGGTCGAGGGCCTTGCCGAAGCGCGGTTGAAGCCGCGCCGGGCAACTAATGGTTGACATTTTTAGACTCTTTTTCTATAGTTACAGGCTTTTTGTGCAACATTGTAAATGTTTGTTTTGTAAGGGAGAATCATGATGCGCTCAGTTGTTGTCGCCGGGGCTGCCGGACGAATGGGAAAGCGGCTTGTGGCCTTGCTTGAAGCTCAGGCCGAAGTCTGTGTGGTCGGGGGGCTCGAACATGCGGAGCATCCCTTGCTGGGTAAGGATGTGGGTGAGGTGGCCGGAATCGGTTGTCTGAACGTGCCGCTGGTCGGCAGTCCTGCCGCTCTCGACGGCAGTGGGGCTGAGGTGATGATTGATTTTACCGCGCCCGCGGCGACCTTGGCGAATCTTGAATGGGCGATTGAGCGGCAAGTCGCGATGGTAATCGGAACCACCGGTATGAGTGTTGGGGAACGGGAGCGGGTAGCCCGTGCGGCGGCCCGGGTGCCGATTGTTTTTGCCCCCAATATGAGTGTCGGGGTGAATGTGCTTTTTAAGGTAGTGGCCGATGTCGCGGCGATTTTGGGGGATGATTTCGATGTCGAAATCCTGGAAGCCCACCATCGCCTGAAAAAAGACGCGCCCAGCGGCA from Pseudomonadota bacterium includes:
- a CDS encoding glycosyltransferase, which produces MDRPEDLELWRGLAKPLLSVVIPVLNESASLPATLAALGLERFGGTVEVIVVDGGSHDDSAALAAAAGCRVLVCRPSGRGRQMNLGAAAARGRYLLFLHADTRIPDNAFIKICRSLARPGVALGAFSLALDEPGVRFRLLEKLVHWRSRFWGLPYGDQGFFVRAETFAGVGGFWSEGLLEDVDFLRRIKPTGRLVLLPEKILTSARRWRRNGFWRVTLVNQMILLGYWLGVPPHVLFRFYYGGVSGGD
- a CDS encoding 4-hydroxy-tetrahydrodipicolinate reductase codes for the protein MRSVVVAGAAGRMGKRLVALLEAQAEVCVVGGLEHAEHPLLGKDVGEVAGIGCLNVPLVGSPAALDGSGAEVMIDFTAPAATLANLEWAIERQVAMVIGTTGMSVGERERVARAAARVPIVFAPNMSVGVNVLFKVVADVAAILGDDFDVEILEAHHRLKKDAPSGTAVRLGEIAAAALGRDYQRDAVFARQGFTGERTQREIGMQTLRAGDIVGEHTVMFGGMGERLEIIHRAHSRDNFAAGAVRAALWLGGRVPGLYDMQDVLGLK